From Kryptolebias marmoratus isolate JLee-2015 linkage group LG15, ASM164957v2, whole genome shotgun sequence, a single genomic window includes:
- the lrrc28 gene encoding leucine-rich repeat-containing protein 28 — translation MAAELHQTIFMAKQERHKNLFLNYKNLSMFPVELLKDEGLQFLERLYMKRNSLTTLPDNLAQKLPNLIELYLHSNNIVIIPEAIGNLARLQSLDLSNNALQLLCPEIGRLRSLRHLRLSNNQLKCLPPEIGDLQDLETLDVAVNQLASLPERLHRCPSLQNLTADHNLLSHVPRQLCWLRRLNQLSMAANRLTFLPLDLGRSRELQFVFVDNNVNLKGLPSYLYNKVIGCSGCGVSSFVAERDMGEALGEALAGLPAEVKVIGSQADNVVPLEELALRTLHRLYHRRPAGLSLPPPISLPKSLLDLLQFPLGHCHRCSQAMFTTVYPKLFPLRDTALAGVHRRTTVSFVAYCCSSHCLRTFNLQG, via the exons ATGGCTGCTGAACTTCACCAGACGATATTCATGGCCAAGCAGGAGCGCcacaaaaacctgtttctgaACTACAAGAACCTGAGCATGTTCCCCGTGGAGCTGCTGAAGGATGAAGGCCTGCAGTTCTTGGAGAGGTTGTACATGAAGAGGAACTCCCTCACCACGCTG CCTGACAACCTCGCCCAGAAGCTCCCGAATCTCATCGAACT gtACTTGCACTCAAACAACATAGTCATCATCCCTGAAG CTATTGGAAACTTGGCCAGGCTGCAGTCGTTAGACCTGAGCAATAACGCCCTGCAGCTACTCTGTCCTGAGATTGGCCGACTGAGGTCTTTACGACACCTGAGACTGTCCAATAATCAACTTAAATGCCTTCCTCCAG AGATCGGGGATCTGCAGGACTTGGAGACTCTGGACGTGGCCGTGAACCAGCTGGCGTCGCTCCCGGAGCGCCTGCACCGCTGCCCGTCCCTACAGAACCTGACGGCGGACCACAACCTGCTCAGCCACGTTCCCCGGCAGCTCTGCTGGCTGCGCCGCCTCAACCAGCTCTCCATGGCGGCGAACCGGCTGACCTTCCTTCCGCTCG atctGGGCAGATCGCGGGAGCTGCAGTTCGTGTTCGTGGACAACAACGTGAACCTAAAGGGCCTCCCGTCCTACTTGTACAACAAGGTCATCGGCTGCAGCGG gtgtGGGGTGTCTTCCTTTGTGGCGGAGCGGGACATGGGTGAGGCTCTGGGTGAGGCTCTGGCGGGGCTTCCAGCTGAGGTGAAGGTGATCGGCTCCCAGGCTGACAACGTGGTTCCTCTGGAGGAGCTGGCGCTGAGGACTCTGCACCGCCTCTACCACCGCCGTCCAGCAG gcCTCAGCTTGCCGCCTCCCATCAGCCTCCCGAAGAGCCTGCTGGACCTGCTGCAGTTCCCTTTAGGTCACTGTCACCGCTGCAGCCAAGCCATGTTCACCACCGTCTATCCCAAGCTGTTCCCCCTGCGGGACACGGCCCTGGCGGGAGTGCACCGCAG GACGACCGTGAGCTTCGTGGCGTACTGCTGCTCCAGCCACTGCCTCCGCACGTTCAACCTGCAGGGGTGA